One window of the Acinonyx jubatus isolate Ajub_Pintada_27869175 chromosome A2, VMU_Ajub_asm_v1.0, whole genome shotgun sequence genome contains the following:
- the LOC113596416 gene encoding uncharacterized protein LOC113596416 produces MNTPGRGRGPRTEHPVSPPSQMPGLWGAHPASPPGGPSWAELPAAPRQRVCQGCFLYQMPSLSCPPPSLSIFPFLHQPGGGSFCLTPLPPPLSLCRYLRCPTLPSVSVSALCLSVSALCLCLCLCVGLPLCRCVPGSFRRAGCRIHSRDGDKTPDLTEILFQPRRGKSARQRINSMNKPAVRYVLGTHRVRDPGLGAGDMEVTGTNPVPTVQGLCPVEEESDPQGNGHISRGDRSRDGSQTTKRQAQVSEESRSTPTSWAELVGPSVGTSGVALPRDFANLKSKMITFQWGDPGRHRGNHGIKVNITGDETRRLRATPGLPP; encoded by the exons ATGAACACCCCTGGGCGCGGCCGGGGACCCAGGACCGAACACCCCGTCTCTCCCCCTTCTCAGATGCCAGGGCTCTGGGGTGCGCATCCCGCGTCACCTCCTGGAGGACCCAGTTGGGCTGAACTCCCAGCTGCCCCCCGCCAACGTGTTTGCCAAGGGTGCTTTCTTTATCAGATGCCCTCCCtttcctgtccccctccctccctctccatctttCCGTTTCTACACCAGCCAGGGGGCGGCTCTTTTTGTCtcacccctcttcctcctcctttgtctctgtgTCGGTACCTCCGCTGCCCGactctgccctctgtctctgtctctgccctctgtctctctgtctctgccctctgtctctgtctctgtctctgtgtgggTCTCCCTTTGTGCCGCTGCGTCCCTGGCTCCTTTCGACGCGCTGGGTGCCGGATACACAGCCGTGACGGAGACAAAACCCCCGACCTTACGGAGATTCTGTTCCAGCCGAGAAGAGGGAAGTCAGCCAGACAACGAATTAACTCCATGAATAAACCAGCCGTCAG ATATGTGCTGGGCACCCACCGTGTGCGAGACCCTGGGCTGGGCGCTGGGGACATGGAAGTGACTGGCACCAACCCAGTCCCCACCGTCCAGGGGCTCTGTCCAGTGGAGGAGGAAAGCGACCCACAAGGGAACGGGCATATCTCACGTGGCGATCGGTCCCGTGACGGGAGTCAGACAACAAAGAGACAAGCCCAAGTGTCTGAGGAGTCAAGGTCAACCCCGACGAGCTGGGCGGAACTCGTGGGCCCAAGTGTGGGGACCAGCGGGGTAGCTCTCCCAAGAGACTTCGctaatttgaaaagtaaaatgataaCTTTCCAGTGGGGGGATCCTGGCAGACACCGGGGTAACCATgggatcaaggttaacatcaccgGGGATGAGACGCGTCGGCTTCGGGCGACTCCTGGCCTCCCGCCCTGA
- the ZNRF4 gene encoding LOW QUALITY PROTEIN: E3 ubiquitin-protein ligase ZNRF4 (The sequence of the model RefSeq protein was modified relative to this genomic sequence to represent the inferred CDS: inserted 3 bases in 2 codons), with translation MSQRPAAPGTLGAPGLGAILQHGLPGGSTAPETGLHRHARCTLGATGSSFCLGPPGARLPRSPASEHPLRARLPSXPGHRRPGRPWRCPQASRLRSPAGPSCAQRPEEAXRGGGHGVAVALILLALLALLAPSGAVVRAVRAGNASTLDFAGLPALFGVPLAPEGVRGYLTETEPADACRPIEGPRPGNGSLGAIVPIRPNDCTFDLKALHAQRAGFEAAVVRNARSDELVRTAPAFEEPRRQIAIPSVFVGEAASRDLRLIVRCDRAGHVLRLPNYPPCPEPDRHPVPAASWVLGRALALLTSAVFLLRRLWRAWGPVAQTQARRKARVRTFTRRNDLCAICLDDYEEGDRLKILPCSHTYHCKCIDPWFAQAAHRSCPVCQQSLAGTEDGSDSTVQSLGDEDPSLPGHRPPLWAVQARLRSRRLRLLARGSSHGRAEATASPERPPEPP, from the exons ATGTCACAGAGGCCAGCGGCACCTGGAACCCTGGGGGCCCCTGGCCTCGGTGCCATCCTCCAGCACGGCCTCCCGGGCGGGTCGACTGCTCCTGAGACCGGCCTTCACAGACACGCCCGATGCACGCTGGGTGCCACCGGGAGCAGTTTCTGCCTGGGGCCGCCCGGGGCCCGGCTGCCCCGCTCACCCGCCTCTGAGCACCCCCTCCGAGCTCGCCTCCCTT ACCCGGGCCACCGGCGCCCTGGGAGGCCCTGGAGATGCCCGCAGGCCTCCCGTCTGCGGTCCCCGGCGGGACCTAGCTGCGCACAGCGCCCGGAGGAGGC GAGGGGGGGCGGCCATGGGGTGGCGGTCGCCCTGATCCTGCTGGCCCTGCTGGCCCTGCTGGCGCCCTCGGGGGCGGTGGTGCGGGCCGTGCGGGCCGGCAACGCCAGCACCCTGGACTTCGCGGGCCTGCCGGCCCTGTTCGGGGTGCCCCTGGCCCCCGAGGGCGTGCGGGGCTACCTGACGGAGACAGAGCCGGCCGACGCGTGCCGCCCCATCGAGGGCCCGCGGCCGGGCAACGGCTCGCTGGGCGCCATCGTGCCGATCCGCCCAAACGACTGCACGTTCGACCTCAAGGCGCTGCACGCGCAGCGGGCCGGCTTCGAGGCGGCCGTCGTGCGCAACGCGCGCTCCGACGAGCTGGTGCGCACGGCGCCGGCGTTCGAGGAGCCGCGACGCCAGATCGCCATCCCCTCGGTGTTCGTGGGCGAGGCCGCCTCGCGGGACCTGCGGCTCATCGTGCGCTGCGACAGGGCGGGCCACGTCCTCCGGCTGCCCAACTACCCGCCGTGCCCCGAGCCGGACCGCCACCCCGTGCCGGCCGCATCCTGGGTGCTGGGCCGCGCCCTGGCCCTGCTCACGTCCGCCGTCTTCCTCCTGCGACGGCTGTGGCGGGCCTGGGGGCCGGTGGCCCAGACGCAGGCCCGCCGGAAGGCCCGGGTCCGCACCTTCACGCGGAGGAACGACCTGTGTGCCATCTGCCTGGATGACTACGAGGAGGGCGACCGGCTCAAGATCCTGCCCTGCTCCCACACCTATCACTGCAAGTGCATCGACCCCTGGTTCGCCCAGGCCGCCCACCGCTCCTGCCCCGTGTGCCAGCAGTCGCTGGCCGGCACGGAGGACGGCTCCGACTCCACCGTCCAGAGCTTGGGCGACGAGGACCCCTCGCTGCCCGGCCACCGGCCCCCGCTCTGGGCCGTCCAGGCCCGGCTGCGCTCGCGGAGGCTGCGGCTGCTGGCCCGAGGCAGCTCGCACGGCCGCGCCGAGGCCACTGCGTCCCCGGAGAGGCCCCCAGAGCCGCCGTGA